In Nocardia sp. NBC_01327, the genomic stretch TCGGCCGTCCACCCTCACCGGTGCGCTGCGCAGCCGCGACACCAACCTCATGATCGACGCGCTGCGGGCCATGGGCGTGGGCATCGAGGGTGATGCCGACACCCTCACCGTCACCCCGCCCGACGAGTTCACCAGCGCCATGGTGGATTGCGGGCTCGCGGGCACCATCATGCGATTCCTGCCGTCCGTCGCCGCCCTGGCCACCGGCGATGTCGCCTTCGACGGCGACGAGCAGGCGCGGGTGCGGCCGCTGAACACCATTCTGGACGCACTGCGCAGCCTCGGCGTCGATATCGACGGCGACGCACTGCCTTTCGTGGTGCACGGGACGGGCGCACTGCGCGGCGGGCCGGTCACCATCGACGCCTCCGGATCGTCACAGTTCGTGTCCGGGCTGCTGCTGTCGGCGGCGCGGTTCGAACAGGGCGTCACCGTGAATCACGATGGGGCGCGGCTGCCTTCGATGCCGCATATCGAGATGACCGTGCAGATGCTGCGCCAGGCCGATGTGCAGGTGGAGGCCCCCTCCGATCCCCGCAAGGCGCAGACCTGGACGGTATCGCCCGGGCCGATCCGCGCCGTGGACTGGGAGGTGGAGCCGGATCTGTCCAATGCCACCCCGTTCCTGGCGGCGGCGGCCGTCACCGGCGGCACGGTGACCATTCCGCACTGGCCGCGCTACACCACGCAGCCGGGCGATGTGATCCGCGAGATCCTGGTGCGCATGGGCGCGGAATGCCGCAGCTTCGAGAATGTGCTCACCGTGCACGGGCCGCAGCGCCTGGCCGGCATCGATATCGACCTGCACGATGTGGGCGAACTGACCCCGACCGTCGCAGCCCTTGCGGCCCTTGCGGATTCGCCGTCCCGCCTGCGCGGGATCGCGCACCTGCGCGGGCACGAGACCGATCGGCTCGCGGCGCTGGCCGCCGAGATCAACCGGCTCGGCGGCAATGTCACCGAGACCGAGGACGGGCTGATCATCACGCCGGCGCCGCTGTCGGGCGGGCAGTGGCACTCCTACGCCGATCACCGCATGGCCACCGCCGGAGCGATTATCGGTCTCGTGGTGCCGGGCGTGGAGATCGAGGACATCGGCACCACCGCCAAGACGCTCCCGAATTTCGTTGGGCTGTGGGAGAACATGCTCAGCGAATCGGAGGCAGGGAACTGAAGCGCCGCGAGTACGACGAGTCCGACGTCCGGATCCGTCCGGGCAAGACCTCGCGTCCCCGCACCAAAACCCGTCCGCAGCATCTGGATGCGGAAGCCGCCATGGTCGTCTCGGTCGACCGGGGCCGGTGGGGTTGTGTTCTCGACGACGATCCGGAACACCGGATCGTCGCCATGCGCGCCCGCGAATTGGGCCGCACCCCGATCGTGGTCGGCGATCAGGTGGATCTGGTCGGCGATCTGTCCGGGAAGCCGGACAGCCTGGCGCGCATCGTCCGGGTCGCGGAACGGCGAACTGTCCTGCGCCGCACCGCCGATGACACCGATCCGTTCGAACGCATTGTCGTCGCCAATGCCGGGCAGCTGTTCATCGTGGTCGCCCTGGCGGATCCGCCGCCGCGCACCGGTTTCGTGGAGCGCGCCATGGTGGCCGCGTATGTCGGTGGGCTGCAACCGATTCTGTGCCTGACCAAACATGATCTCGCCGCGGAATCCGAATTCGCCGCCACCTTCGAGGATTTGGACCTCACCATTGTGTACGGCGGGGTCGACGATCCGCTCGAACCGGTGCTGGAGCTGTTGAACGGCCGCCTCACCGCGCTCATCGGGCACTCCGGTGTCGGCAAGTCGACTTTGGTGAATCGCCTTGTCCCCGATGCCGATCGGGCCGTCGGCGTGGTCTCCGGGGTGGGCAAGGGGCGGCACACCTCCACCCAGTCCGTGGCCCTGCCCCTGGTGGAGGGCGGCTGGGTCGTGGACACCCCCGGTGTCCGCTCCTTCGGGCTGGCGCACATCACGCCCGACGATGTCATCGGCGCCTTCTCCGATCTCGCCGACGCCATCGAGGACTGCCCGCGCGGCTGCACGCATCTCGGCCCGCCCGCCGATCCCGAATGCGCCCTCGACAATCTGCCGGGTAAGCAGGCGCGGGTGGCGGCCATCCGACTACTGCTCAATGCGCTCAATACCAACGACCCCTGGTTCAAAGGCGGCCAGACCACCACCATCTGAGTTCGGCCGCAGCCAGCATCTCTCGTAGCCCACTGAAATCTCTCGCAGCCCACTGAAATTCCCCACCCCCTAGGGAGTTCCATGATCTCGAGCAATGCCGATACCGCACTGACAGAACTGATGCTGCACGCCGCCCACATCGGGCAGCAGGTGACCCGCATCAGAGGGCAGGGCGCAGCCGCACAGGGGCAGGTGCGCGCCGAGGTCGATGTCGACGGCACACTCACCGGGCTGTCCATCGACGATTCGCTGCAGGGCACGGCGATGCGGGATCTCGCGCGCCTGGTGGTGCAGGCGCAGCAGGCCGCGTGCGCCCAGGCCGGCCAGAGCGCCGCCGCGCTGCGGCGCACATTCACCGACAATCCGTATGCCGCTGCGCTGCTGCACCAGAGCGCGGCTGCGGGAATGCGCGCCGAGCAGTCGAAAACTCCACGCGCACAACGTCCTTACGCGGCCGAGCCCTACGACGAACCGCTGCCACCGGGCACGGTCGGTCCCAGCGACTGGCTGGACGACTGGGATCTCCCGCAGCGGGCCTGGTGATCATGCGACTACGTCGAAAGTCACGGCCCGTCCGGCGGGGCGGGGAGCATGCGCGCTGGAATCCGCTGCCCGCGCTCGGGCGGGCCATTGCCGCACGCCCGATCGTCATGCGCATGTCACCGGCGATCCTCGCGCTCGACCGGACCGTCCGGCGAATCACCCGCGGGCGCAAGGGCGTTCTCGATCTGGCCGGGCTGCCCTCCCTGGAGCTGACCGTCCTCGGCCGCCGCACCGGACTGCCGCGCACCGTATCCCTGCTCTACGTCCCCGATCCGGACAACCGGAAAGTGTTCCTGCTCATCGGTTCCAATTGGGGACGCCCGGAACACCCCGCCTGGTCGGCCAATCTGAAGGCCGCCGACCAGGCCGAATTACACGTCGACGGTGAGCGATTCACCGTCGGGGTCCGCTGGCTCACCGGCGCCGACCGCGATCACGCCTGGCAGCACGCGATCACGTTCTGGCGCGGCTACGCCATGGAGCAGCGCCTGGCCGGGGATCGGACGTTCCGGCTGTTCGAACTGACCAGAGTCTGAGCGGCGTCCCGGCCGCACGGGGTGCGGGGGTTCCCGGGCGTGGTTTAGCCTGCCGAGGTGGAAGACCATGAGCGGGGCGAGTACTCGCCGCTCCTCGATGAGGATTTGGGGCCGGGTGCGCCGGTGACACCCGAGGTGCGAATCGGGCGCAATGACGACAGCCGCGAGTTGCCCGGATGCGTGCGCTGCGGGAGGCCCGCCGCCCTGTATCTGCGCGCGGTGTGGCTTTCGGCGCGCGCCGTGCTCGGTGGCGATATCGATGTCGACAAGCTCATTCGAGTGGACGCGTGCGGAAGTTGCGCCGGCAGTGTGGCGGGGATGATTCTCGTCAACTCGGATCCGCGCTACTGGGGCGAATCGATGCGGCTGGACTGACGGCTCAGTGCTGCCGGCTGATCCGCAGGCCGTTGTCGAAGTCGATATCGGCGAGTTCGGCTCTGCCGCCGAGGCCGAGCTTGCCGAAGGTCCGCGACAGATGATGACCGACGGTGCGCGGGCTGACGAACAGTTCGACACCGATCTCACGATTGGTCAGACCCTGCGCGGCCAGGCGGGCGACGCGCAACTCCTGCGCGGTCAGCACCGAACCGGGACCCGTCCCGAGCGCGGGTGTGGGCGCGCGGCCGGTGAGATCCAGCTCCTGCTGCGCGCTCACGATCCACGGCACCGCGCCCATGCGCTCGAAAGACTCCAGGGCGGTGCGCAATTGCTCGGCGGCATCACCGCGGCGGCGGGCCCGGCGCAACCACTTGCCGTAGAGCAGCCGGGTGCGGGCGTGGTTCAGATCGTGCCGGGTGCGGCGCACCGCCAGCGCGCGGCGGAAGTAGTGGTCGGCCCGCTCGTCCTCGCTCAGCAGCGCCCGGCAGGTGTAGGCCGCGGCCATCGCCCAGTCCGCCCGGGAACGCATCGCCCAGGCGCGGATCGTCTCGTAGTACTCCGCCGCTTCGCCGACCCGGCCGATCCGGCAGGCGGCCTCGACCATATCGGGGGCCGCGAGCCGGGCGTAGGTCGGATGCCGGGCATCGTGCCCGGGCTGCGCCAGCGCCCGCAGCCGCAGATACGCCGTCTCCGGATCACCATTGCTCAAGGCATCGAAGCCGAGATGCCAGTAGGACGAGGCGATGAGCGCATGCGCCCGATGCGGGCGCGCCAGCGCCAGCGCGCGCTCGATGCTGTCACCGACAATGTCGGAATCACCGCGCAGCGCAGCGATTTTCGCATTGAGGTTCCAGCAGTGCGCGAGCACATTGTCGGTCCCGACCGATCGGGCCAATTCGAACGCGTCCGCCAGCGTCGCCTCCGCGGCCGGTAGGCGGCCGTTCGCGAACTGCACGATCGCCAGCTGCGGCAGCATGAAGACCGCGGCCGCGCGGGCGCCGGCATCCCGCAATTGTGTTGTCGCCCGGGTGAAGGGCTCGAGCGCCCGATCCGCCAGCCCCCAGAGCAGAACCAGTGGGGCGGGCGGCAACTGGCAGATGCTCAGCGCCGGACCGGGCCCGAAATCGGCCGTATCGAAATGCATCGGCATCGATACGGCGTCCTCGTGACCGGCGGCCCAGCGCGCCTGCGCGGCCAGCGCCCGCAGTTCACCGGCGGTCCGGACATCGACCACATCGGCATCGTGCAGCAGCATGGCATTGGCTCGTTCCGGTTCACCCGCAACAAATTCCAGGAGTCCGGCCAATCCGCCGCCGGCGACGGCGGCCCGCTCGGTGCCGATCCGCTCCACGGCCCGATCCAGGAGCCGGCGCGCGGACTCGATATCCCCGCCCGCCCACGCCAGCCGGGCGGCGGCCGCCATGCGCGCACCCGCGTCGACGGGATCGGGGGTGATCGCGGCGGCCCGGCGCAGCATGGCGGCGGCCGCCAGCGATCCGTCGCGGGTGCGCTCGGCGCGGGCGGTCAGGGTCGCCGCCAGCTGTTCGTCGGCCGGATCCGTCGCGGCCGCCTGATGCCAGGCGCGCTGATCGAGATCCTCGGGTCCGGTCAGCACCGCCGCGAGCGCCAGATGCACCGACCGGCGCTGCGCCGGGGTCGCGGCGTCGTACACGGCCATGCACAGCAGGCGATTACGCATATCGACCCGGCCGTCGCCGACCACCAGCACCCCGGCCGATTCCACCTGCTCCCAGGCGCTCACCAGGTGCGCACCGCCGAGGTGGGCACCGCCCGTATGCCAGAGGGTGGCCGCCGCGGCCAGCACCACGCGCAGCACACCGCGGTCCTCGGCCGCCACCAGCCGCAGCAGCGTCCGCACCGCATCGGGCAGTGCGGCGATCCGATCCTGATAGGCGGCGGCCAATCGCGGGCCCAGCGTCACGGGCCCGGCCGCGATACCGGCGAATTCCTCTGCCTGGACCGGCAATTCACGCAGGGCCAGCGGATTGCCGCCCGCCACCCGCAGCACCCGCGCCGTCCGCAACGCCCCGAGCACACCCCAGCGCTGTTCGAGCAGCCGGCGGGCGGCGGCATCGGACAATCCGCCGATCGGCAGGGCGGGCAGCCGGTCCCAGCCGGTCCGCGCGGGATCACCGGACAGGGCGCACAGCAGCACCACCGGCGAGGTGATCAGCCGGCGCATCGCGAACTGCAGGGCCCGGGTGGTCGCGGCATCCACCAGATGCGCGTCACCGACAACGAGCAGGACCGGCTGTTCCCCGGCGAGAGCCGAGAAGAGCGTGACCAGTGCGGCGCCGATGAGGAATCCGTCGACGGGATCGCTACGGCTTTCGAACGCCTGCGCCAGCGCCTCGGCCTGCGGTGCGGGCAGTGCGGTCAGGCGATCGGCCAGCGGCAGCAGCAGCTCGTGCAGTGCCGCGAAATTCAGCTCCGATTCGGCGGGGTCGCCCTCACATCCGTGTACACGGAAATCCGTTGCCTTGGCGATGGTGTCGCGCAGTAGCGCCGATTTACCCGCACCCGGTTCCCCGTGCAACACAATGGCCGAACCGCGACCGGAGCGAGCCATAGCGAGCATTCGGCCCAATTGGACCTGTTCTTGTTCTCGCCCGTAGAGCCCCTCGATCTCGCGCACAATGCACATTACATCAGCTAACAGGCCGCAACCAAATCAAGAATCCGGCCGTGCCGAATATCACCGGGCAATCACACATCAATAACAGACCGAGCGGGAAAGCCTGACCGATACGGTGACCGATTCAACGGCCGATGCCACCTACGCCCGTGCTGACTAGCATCCCCACCAGCAGTAAGAGCGGCCGAGTCGGGGCGGCTCCTACAGGAGGGCCAGTAGTCACGCGCGGGAGCAGGGGAACCCCCATCACTCGCCGATAGTCCATCGGCATCATCACGAATATGCCCGCAAGCGGAGTCACGCGCATCTATTGCGCGGGGCGAATTTATGCTGCGCACAATTCGAATTATAAAAACTCAGCAAATCACTGGAACGCGAATTGATTTGCCGTCTCAGAACGTCACGTGATAAGTATTCCGAGTCAGCGAATTTCACCGCTGACTTGTTTCATCACAAGGAGAATCAATGCGCAAGATGCGTGTGCTGGGTGTCGCCGTTGCCGCCACCGGTCTGCTGTTCGCCGGTACCGGTATCGCGATGGCCGATACCACCACCCCGCCGGCCACCACCGACCCGGCGACCCCGACCTCGCCGACCGGTTCGGCCTCCGGCTCCGCCAACCTGGTCACCGGCCTGGTGAAGCTGCTGACCAGCGGCAGCGGCACCACCACCCCGCCGGCCGCCCAGTAGGCAACGCTCGCTTCGGTCCTGCGGGGCGGACAGCTCGGGAAGATGCCAGGAAGGGGTTGGCATCTTTTCAGCCATGGGAACCGAAGCGCCCCCGGTGATTTCGCCGGGCGGTGAATGACAGCGGTCCAACTCGGACTGTGCAGGGCTTCCAGCTGGCGCTGGGGAAAACGAAGACGCCCCGGGTGATATCACCCGGGGCGTCTTCTGCTGTCTCAGGCCGGATCAGCGGCGGCGCTTGGACTTCGGCGCCTTGTCCTGCTTGGACTGGCCGCGAGCGGCCTCACGACGCTCGCGGCGGGTGCCGGAATCGCCGTTGCCGTACTCGTCCTCATCGCTGTGGGCGACCGCGCGGCCGTCCTCATCCGGACCCGAGTAGCTCAGCGCGCGGGGCGCCGAATCGCCGATGCCCTTGGCGCGCAACGCCGCCGGTGCGCCATTGGCGGCCGGGGCGGCCTCCTCGGTGGGCAGCGGGCGATTGCCGACGGGCGACTGCAGACCGGCTCCGACCGACACGCCGGCGGGCTGCGGCTGCTGCACCTCGACCTGCAGGTTGAACAGGAAGCCGACCGACTCCTCCTTCAGGCCCTCCAGCATGGCGGCGAACATGTCGAAGCCCTCACGCTGGTACTCGACCAGCGGGTCGCGCTGGGCCATGGCACGCAGGCCGATGCCCTCCTTGAGGTAATCCATCTCGTAGAGGTGCTCACGCCACTTGCGGTCCAGCACCGACAGCAGGATCTGGCGTTCCAGATTGCGCATGCTGCCTTCGCCCGCGAGCGAATCGATCTCGTTCTCGCGGTTCTCGTAGGAGCTGTGCGCATCCTCCAGGACGGCCTCGAGCAGATCCTCGCGGGAGAGCTCGCCGACGTCGCCGCCCGCGGTCTCGCCGGTCAGTTCCTTGTAATCGATGCCGATGGGGTACAGCGTCTTCAACGCGGACCACAGCTTGGCGAGATCCCAGTCCTCCACATAGCCCTCGGCGGTGGCGCCGTTGACGTAGGCGGTGATCACATCGGTGATCATCTCCTGGACCTGACCCTCCATATCCTCACCGTTGAGGATGCGGGCACGCTCGGCATAGATCACCGTGCGCTGCTGGTTCATGACCTCGTCGTACTTGAGGACGTTCTTGCGGATCTCGAAGTTCTGCTGCTCGACCTGGGTCTGCGCGGACTTGATCGCACGCGAGACCATCTTGGCCTCGATCGGCACATCGTCGGGCAGGTTCAGGCGGGTCATGATCGACTCGAGGGCCGCGCCGTTGAAGCGCCGCATGAGCTCATCGCCCAGCGACAGGTAGAAGCGGGACTCGCCCGGGTCGCCCTGACGGCCGGAACGACCGCGCAGCTGATTGTCGATACGCCGCGACTCGTGCCGCTC encodes the following:
- the aroA gene encoding 3-phosphoshikimate 1-carboxyvinyltransferase; protein product: MTFWPAPHVRTPVHATVTLPGSKSITNRALILAALADRPSTLTGALRSRDTNLMIDALRAMGVGIEGDADTLTVTPPDEFTSAMVDCGLAGTIMRFLPSVAALATGDVAFDGDEQARVRPLNTILDALRSLGVDIDGDALPFVVHGTGALRGGPVTIDASGSSQFVSGLLLSAARFEQGVTVNHDGARLPSMPHIEMTVQMLRQADVQVEAPSDPRKAQTWTVSPGPIRAVDWEVEPDLSNATPFLAAAAVTGGTVTIPHWPRYTTQPGDVIREILVRMGAECRSFENVLTVHGPQRLAGIDIDLHDVGELTPTVAALAALADSPSRLRGIAHLRGHETDRLAALAAEINRLGGNVTETEDGLIITPAPLSGGQWHSYADHRMATAGAIIGLVVPGVEIEDIGTTAKTLPNFVGLWENMLSESEAGN
- the rsgA gene encoding ribosome small subunit-dependent GTPase A, which translates into the protein MGEHAQRIGGRELKRREYDESDVRIRPGKTSRPRTKTRPQHLDAEAAMVVSVDRGRWGCVLDDDPEHRIVAMRARELGRTPIVVGDQVDLVGDLSGKPDSLARIVRVAERRTVLRRTADDTDPFERIVVANAGQLFIVVALADPPPRTGFVERAMVAAYVGGLQPILCLTKHDLAAESEFAATFEDLDLTIVYGGVDDPLEPVLELLNGRLTALIGHSGVGKSTLVNRLVPDADRAVGVVSGVGKGRHTSTQSVALPLVEGGWVVDTPGVRSFGLAHITPDDVIGAFSDLADAIEDCPRGCTHLGPPADPECALDNLPGKQARVAAIRLLLNALNTNDPWFKGGQTTTI
- a CDS encoding YbaB/EbfC family nucleoid-associated protein; amino-acid sequence: MISSNADTALTELMLHAAHIGQQVTRIRGQGAAAQGQVRAEVDVDGTLTGLSIDDSLQGTAMRDLARLVVQAQQAACAQAGQSAAALRRTFTDNPYAAALLHQSAAAGMRAEQSKTPRAQRPYAAEPYDEPLPPGTVGPSDWLDDWDLPQRAW
- a CDS encoding nitroreductase family deazaflavin-dependent oxidoreductase, coding for MRLRRKSRPVRRGGEHARWNPLPALGRAIAARPIVMRMSPAILALDRTVRRITRGRKGVLDLAGLPSLELTVLGRRTGLPRTVSLLYVPDPDNRKVFLLIGSNWGRPEHPAWSANLKAADQAELHVDGERFTVGVRWLTGADRDHAWQHAITFWRGYAMEQRLAGDRTFRLFELTRV
- a CDS encoding helix-turn-helix transcriptional regulator is translated as MREIEGLYGREQEQVQLGRMLAMARSGRGSAIVLHGEPGAGKSALLRDTIAKATDFRVHGCEGDPAESELNFAALHELLLPLADRLTALPAPQAEALAQAFESRSDPVDGFLIGAALVTLFSALAGEQPVLLVVGDAHLVDAATTRALQFAMRRLITSPVVLLCALSGDPARTGWDRLPALPIGGLSDAAARRLLEQRWGVLGALRTARVLRVAGGNPLALRELPVQAEEFAGIAAGPVTLGPRLAAAYQDRIAALPDAVRTLLRLVAAEDRGVLRVVLAAAATLWHTGGAHLGGAHLVSAWEQVESAGVLVVGDGRVDMRNRLLCMAVYDAATPAQRRSVHLALAAVLTGPEDLDQRAWHQAAATDPADEQLAATLTARAERTRDGSLAAAAMLRRAAAITPDPVDAGARMAAAARLAWAGGDIESARRLLDRAVERIGTERAAVAGGGLAGLLEFVAGEPERANAMLLHDADVVDVRTAGELRALAAQARWAAGHEDAVSMPMHFDTADFGPGPALSICQLPPAPLVLLWGLADRALEPFTRATTQLRDAGARAAAVFMLPQLAIVQFANGRLPAAEATLADAFELARSVGTDNVLAHCWNLNAKIAALRGDSDIVGDSIERALALARPHRAHALIASSYWHLGFDALSNGDPETAYLRLRALAQPGHDARHPTYARLAAPDMVEAACRIGRVGEAAEYYETIRAWAMRSRADWAMAAAYTCRALLSEDERADHYFRRALAVRRTRHDLNHARTRLLYGKWLRRARRRGDAAEQLRTALESFERMGAVPWIVSAQQELDLTGRAPTPALGTGPGSVLTAQELRVARLAAQGLTNREIGVELFVSPRTVGHHLSRTFGKLGLGGRAELADIDFDNGLRISRQH